The proteins below come from a single Leptospira harrisiae genomic window:
- a CDS encoding adenylate/guanylate cyclase domain-containing protein encodes MKKLFFILILLQLSCLSEERNVKAEAEKGYLDLSRHSFVNEPFVVLNGEWKFFWNTTPSQIQETDSDLYLKLPKHWNGYVMNYGSLGGFGHASFRIKLKLPNNLQETMALTVPEQDTSYAIYANGKYLGGSGKPGPNPNEYIPQVKSTVVVLPESSEITIDLYIANYVHRKGGIWNDIVISTYKKAESRLTKRKINETMLSSVLAFVGIFFLVMYFYNRDGKHTIGIFLFSLAVLLRTISTGERILIEFVDVPYWFLLRLEYLSWYWSAPLLYHYFYTIFPEDFSKRMGTFFYALSTILTIGLLLPPVYFTETASIYPIAFVANGMIIFFYLYRAYTKKRMESKPLLFGMLLVLAAATNDVLHAESYIHTMYVAPASVVIFVFLQVITFGRIVRQTMTKTLEFAQEQKQLSNSFSRFVPTEFLYHLGKSDIRYVDLGDQVQKRMTILFADIRSFTEFSETLTPKENFDFLNSYLQRVGPIIRHNNGFIDKFIGDAVMALFPYDINDAVKAAVEMQDAIRIYNGHRANCGYIPIEVGIGIHTGNLTLGILGEHKRMEGTVISDAVNLASRIEGITKLFSSRIVISADTFIEASEGLGYHYRLLDRVAIKGKTESVFVVEVLDGYEPEKASRLMAIKDDYTLALDAFRRDDFEEAINGFSKLLDKNPDDSVSRLFLERCNEAKERTKMEFGS; translated from the coding sequence ATGAAAAAACTCTTTTTTATTCTTATCTTATTACAACTCAGTTGCCTATCAGAGGAGAGGAATGTAAAAGCTGAAGCAGAGAAAGGGTATTTAGACCTTAGTCGTCATTCTTTTGTAAACGAACCTTTTGTTGTTTTAAACGGGGAATGGAAATTTTTTTGGAATACAACTCCTTCACAAATTCAGGAAACTGATTCCGATTTGTATCTCAAACTTCCCAAACATTGGAACGGATATGTAATGAATTATGGATCCCTTGGCGGATTTGGACATGCTAGTTTCAGGATCAAATTAAAACTTCCAAACAACTTACAAGAAACAATGGCACTGACTGTCCCGGAACAGGACACTTCGTACGCCATTTATGCCAATGGTAAGTATTTAGGTGGATCGGGAAAACCAGGACCTAATCCAAACGAATACATCCCACAAGTAAAATCCACAGTTGTCGTATTACCAGAAAGTTCCGAAATCACGATCGATCTCTATATTGCAAATTACGTACACCGAAAGGGTGGGATTTGGAATGATATCGTCATTTCCACTTACAAAAAAGCAGAAAGTCGACTCACCAAACGAAAGATCAACGAAACCATGTTGTCATCGGTTCTTGCCTTTGTTGGAATTTTCTTTTTAGTGATGTATTTTTACAATCGTGATGGGAAACACACCATCGGAATCTTTTTATTTTCTCTGGCTGTATTACTACGAACTATTTCCACAGGAGAACGAATTCTAATAGAATTTGTGGATGTTCCTTATTGGTTTTTACTACGACTAGAATACCTGTCTTGGTATTGGTCCGCACCTCTTTTGTATCATTATTTTTATACAATTTTTCCAGAAGACTTCTCGAAACGAATGGGGACTTTTTTCTACGCGCTGTCTACAATTTTGACAATTGGTCTTTTGTTACCTCCCGTTTATTTTACAGAAACTGCATCGATATATCCCATAGCCTTTGTTGCCAACGGAATGATCATATTTTTTTATTTGTATCGAGCTTATACAAAAAAACGAATGGAGTCCAAACCTTTATTGTTTGGAATGCTTTTGGTTCTTGCGGCAGCTACTAACGATGTCCTTCATGCAGAATCTTATATCCATACAATGTATGTAGCACCAGCAAGTGTTGTGATCTTTGTCTTTTTACAAGTGATAACATTTGGACGGATTGTTCGGCAAACTATGACAAAAACTCTAGAGTTTGCGCAAGAACAGAAACAACTAAGCAATTCCTTTAGCCGTTTTGTCCCAACAGAATTTTTATACCACTTAGGTAAATCAGATATCAGATATGTCGACTTAGGTGACCAAGTGCAAAAAAGAATGACTATTCTGTTTGCCGATATTAGATCATTCACCGAATTTTCAGAAACCCTCACGCCAAAAGAAAACTTTGATTTTTTAAACAGTTACCTCCAACGAGTTGGACCTATCATTCGACACAACAACGGATTTATCGATAAATTTATAGGTGATGCGGTAATGGCACTATTTCCGTATGACATTAATGATGCGGTAAAAGCCGCAGTAGAAATGCAGGATGCCATTCGTATTTATAACGGCCACAGAGCCAATTGTGGATACATTCCCATCGAAGTAGGAATTGGAATTCATACCGGAAACCTCACCTTAGGAATCTTAGGTGAACATAAAAGAATGGAAGGAACCGTTATCTCTGATGCAGTCAACCTTGCTTCCCGAATTGAAGGAATCACAAAACTCTTTTCTTCTAGGATCGTAATTAGTGCCGATACCTTTATCGAAGCATCCGAAGGTCTTGGATACCATTATCGATTGCTTGATCGAGTGGCAATCAAAGGAAAAACAGAATCAGTATTCGTAGTAGAAGTTTTAGATGGTTATGAACCAGAAAAAGCATCAAGACTCATGGCGATTAAAGATGATTACACCTTAGCCCTAGATGCATTCCGCAGAGATGATTTTGAGGAAGCCATCAATGGATTTTCAAAGTTGTTAGATAAAAACCCAGATGATTCGGTCTCGAGGTTATTTTTAGAACGTTGTAACGAAGCAAAAGAAAGAACAAAGATGGAATTTGGATCTTAG
- a CDS encoding single-stranded DNA-binding protein produces MKNLSYIILDGNLTADPEEKTIAGGKSLANFTVAVNHTSNHQEGKDKEEVSFFEVEAWEKLGENCVEYLKKGSKVTVMGNLKQNRWKTSDGENKSKFRVIASTVRFDSMRKKEEKVA; encoded by the coding sequence ATGAAAAATCTATCGTACATCATACTGGACGGAAATCTCACCGCTGATCCAGAGGAAAAAACAATAGCAGGAGGTAAGTCATTGGCCAATTTTACAGTGGCTGTCAATCATACTTCCAACCACCAAGAAGGTAAAGATAAGGAAGAAGTTTCTTTCTTCGAAGTGGAAGCTTGGGAAAAACTAGGGGAAAACTGTGTTGAATACCTAAAAAAAGGAAGTAAGGTCACAGTGATGGGAAATCTGAAACAAAACCGTTGGAAAACTTCGGATGGAGAAAACAAATCAAAATTTCGGGTCATTGCTTCGACTGTCCGCTTTGACAGTATGCGAAAAAAAGAGGAGAAGGTGGCTTAA
- a CDS encoding LA_0442/LA_0875 N-terminal domain-containing protein yields MRNIHLSLIVFIFCIISPLAAVQTILLKQGKSIKGLITNQNVDSVEVDTQNGKHMVISKKTVLKIIYKDVAESEEEIIRKEEEEKRKSEKEKAIAAKQEEIRKRREDLMRQESERKANQEGGEVVTHSLRDSFVLGSIADGNMITLAPNSAKCQAFQSYPEYFWLFGAFRFKEPNWDVLLPKDNRPVRIKQTSTWGDMAITLLGGFLITITRKTIVVDVCDGSGYRMVSDSEIKRIKDEAVEQIKTEQELKEAEEKYELEQLEKDLETLKKRK; encoded by the coding sequence ATGCGAAACATTCACTTATCTCTCATTGTATTTATTTTTTGTATCATATCCCCTCTGGCTGCTGTACAAACCATCCTATTGAAACAAGGGAAGTCCATCAAAGGTTTGATTACCAATCAAAATGTGGATAGTGTTGAAGTAGACACACAAAACGGAAAACATATGGTGATTTCCAAAAAAACCGTTTTAAAGATTATCTACAAAGACGTAGCGGAATCTGAAGAAGAAATCATCCGTAAAGAAGAAGAAGAAAAAAGAAAATCCGAAAAAGAAAAAGCCATCGCTGCCAAACAAGAGGAGATTCGTAAACGCAGAGAAGATTTGATGCGACAAGAATCAGAAAGAAAAGCCAACCAAGAAGGTGGTGAAGTGGTCACACATAGTCTACGTGATTCCTTTGTGCTCGGATCCATTGCCGATGGCAATATGATCACACTTGCACCGAATTCAGCAAAATGCCAAGCTTTTCAATCCTATCCCGAATACTTTTGGTTGTTTGGTGCGTTCCGTTTCAAAGAACCAAATTGGGATGTATTACTTCCTAAAGACAATCGTCCCGTTCGCATCAAACAAACATCGACTTGGGGAGATATGGCTATTACCCTTCTAGGCGGATTTCTGATCACGATCACACGAAAAACAATTGTCGTAGATGTTTGTGATGGCAGCGGCTATCGTATGGTTTCTGATTCGGAAATCAAACGCATCAAAGATGAAGCTGTAGAACAAATTAAAACCGAACAAGAACTGAAAGAAGCAGAAGAAAAATACGAGTTGGAACAACTCGAAAAAGATTTAGAAACTCTAAAGAAGAGAAAATAA
- a CDS encoding FMN-binding glutamate synthase family protein, with amino-acid sequence MDAPLMDQILTWIETHPLSSTLIGLFLFLVLVFLRDITQKTHTIQRNFPIVGRLRYFLEMIGPELRQYWVAHDKEERPFDRTERSWIYATAKGQNNNFGFGTTEIQYEPGYPIIKHKAFPYPEAKAYIHNQDPSCIPCLKIIGPKRKFPYRPYSIVNISAMSFGSLGKNAVMALNRGARDSGAYQNTGEGGLSQYHMEGADMVWQIGTGYFGARDHSGKFSLDVLKEKVGKNPCIKMIEIKLSQGAKPGKGGILPAKKVNAEIAAIRHVEEGKDCISPNSHNEFTNVKELIHFIEKIASGTGLPVGIKSAVGEIEFWEELAHEMKQTSQGPDFITIDGGEGGTGAAPLTYADHVSLPFKIGFQRVYTLFQKEGLSEQIVWIGSGKLGFPDRAVVAIAMGCDLINVAREAMLSIGCIQAQKCHTDHCPAGVATQNWWLQRGVDPEIKGKRAAKYIQGFRKELLSLAHSCGYEHPGQFTGQDIEISMGMNRYQTLEGLLGYKRDEVKFTKLQDYTVFPKRQA; translated from the coding sequence ATGGACGCACCCCTTATGGATCAGATACTAACTTGGATTGAAACCCATCCCTTATCCTCCACTTTGATTGGATTGTTCCTATTTCTTGTGCTTGTCTTCCTCCGAGACATCACTCAAAAAACGCACACAATTCAGAGAAACTTTCCGATTGTAGGTCGTCTGCGTTATTTTTTAGAAATGATTGGGCCGGAACTTCGACAGTATTGGGTGGCACACGATAAAGAAGAACGCCCTTTCGATCGTACAGAAAGAAGTTGGATTTATGCCACAGCCAAAGGACAAAACAATAACTTTGGATTTGGAACCACAGAAATCCAATACGAACCTGGATATCCCATTATCAAACACAAGGCCTTTCCTTATCCAGAAGCAAAGGCATACATCCACAACCAAGATCCTAGTTGTATTCCATGTTTAAAAATCATTGGACCCAAACGAAAATTTCCTTACAGACCATATTCGATTGTTAATATTTCAGCTATGTCTTTTGGTTCTCTTGGTAAAAATGCTGTGATGGCGCTCAATCGAGGAGCAAGAGATTCTGGCGCCTATCAGAACACAGGCGAAGGGGGTCTCAGTCAGTACCATATGGAAGGGGCAGATATGGTTTGGCAAATTGGGACAGGATACTTTGGAGCAAGAGACCATTCCGGAAAATTTAGTTTAGATGTCTTAAAGGAAAAAGTAGGTAAAAATCCTTGTATTAAGATGATCGAAATCAAATTATCACAAGGCGCCAAACCAGGAAAAGGCGGAATTCTTCCTGCTAAAAAAGTAAACGCAGAAATAGCGGCGATCCGCCATGTTGAAGAAGGTAAGGATTGTATCTCACCTAACTCGCATAATGAATTTACAAATGTCAAAGAGCTCATCCATTTTATAGAAAAAATTGCTTCCGGAACAGGACTTCCTGTTGGAATCAAAAGTGCTGTTGGGGAAATCGAATTTTGGGAAGAACTTGCCCATGAAATGAAACAAACTTCGCAAGGCCCAGACTTCATTACTATCGATGGTGGCGAAGGTGGAACAGGAGCGGCTCCCCTTACCTATGCCGATCACGTTTCTTTACCTTTTAAAATTGGATTCCAAAGAGTGTACACTCTCTTCCAGAAAGAGGGTTTGTCCGAACAAATTGTATGGATTGGATCAGGAAAACTTGGATTTCCGGACAGAGCTGTGGTTGCGATTGCCATGGGTTGTGATCTCATCAATGTGGCCAGAGAAGCCATGTTATCCATTGGTTGTATCCAAGCGCAAAAATGCCATACAGACCATTGTCCCGCAGGTGTCGCCACTCAAAACTGGTGGTTACAACGGGGAGTGGACCCAGAGATCAAAGGGAAACGAGCTGCCAAATACATCCAAGGTTTTCGAAAAGAACTCTTAAGTTTAGCCCACTCTTGTGGATACGAACATCCTGGACAGTTTACAGGCCAAGACATAGAAATCAGTATGGGAATGAATCGATACCAAACCTTAGAGGGACTACTCGGATACAAACGTGATGAAGTGAAATTTACAAAACTTCAGGATTATACGGTATTTCCGAAACGACAAGCCTAA
- a CDS encoding PAS domain-containing sensor histidine kinase, with product MDNWKEAEKNLSVGLPDSEILHLLTAISRELVCLHEPDGTYIYVSPTSEKIIGYKSEELVGKNPYDYFHPDEKRLIQERFHQPLLRGEENIHTTFRFLHKDGHYIWLQSDNRLTVHPLTGKKYLHTSSRDISEKIDTEANLALAERRFKTLFHDSPIGLVLTGGHGYIDETNEAFAQFLGYKSYEVIGKHFTEISSDDEIETNLKFRDEVQKGIIDNYSIEKQYIHKSGKKVWAYLTVTVLRDDSGHPIHYLAQIIDINERKKNETLLKENNDRLRATTNSFLTQNKQLQAYNQIISHHLLAPVSNLRSLLDLMKETNQLKEIKEIESHLENVTESIETVFSELISSLKIQKTNQYQPETVNINESFSKVIQLMDGEIKSKQAEIQANFSGANTVYFSKDFLETIFLHLLSNSLRYADPNRKLRISVESFQIGSQTTISFSDNGLGIDLERYGNQIFQLRKTFHRHISGKGLGLFLIKYKMESVGGRIEVRSKPGAGATFLLYFPEGSDVE from the coding sequence ATAGACAATTGGAAGGAAGCAGAGAAGAATTTGTCTGTGGGACTTCCCGATTCCGAAATACTTCACCTACTAACAGCGATTAGCCGAGAGTTGGTGTGTTTGCATGAGCCGGACGGAACTTATATTTATGTCAGTCCCACATCTGAAAAAATCATTGGATACAAATCCGAAGAACTTGTCGGAAAAAATCCATACGATTATTTTCACCCGGATGAAAAAAGGCTCATCCAAGAAAGATTTCACCAACCACTGCTCCGTGGAGAAGAAAATATCCATACTACGTTTCGTTTTTTGCATAAAGATGGACATTATATTTGGCTGCAATCTGACAATCGTTTAACGGTTCATCCACTAACTGGGAAAAAATATTTACATACTTCCTCCAGAGACATTTCAGAAAAAATTGATACCGAAGCAAACTTAGCACTCGCAGAAAGAAGGTTCAAAACGCTTTTCCATGACTCTCCCATTGGGTTAGTCCTCACAGGTGGACATGGTTATATTGATGAAACCAATGAAGCCTTTGCTCAATTTTTAGGTTACAAAAGTTACGAAGTGATTGGAAAACATTTTACTGAAATCAGTTCAGATGATGAAATTGAAACAAATTTAAAGTTTAGAGACGAAGTCCAAAAAGGAATTATTGATAACTATTCCATCGAAAAACAATACATTCATAAATCAGGGAAAAAAGTTTGGGCTTACCTCACTGTAACTGTACTTCGTGATGATTCAGGGCATCCCATCCATTATCTTGCACAAATCATCGATATCAATGAAAGGAAAAAAAACGAAACTCTGCTTAAAGAAAATAATGATAGGTTACGTGCCACAACCAATTCATTTTTAACTCAAAATAAACAACTACAAGCTTACAACCAAATCATCTCACATCACTTACTTGCACCCGTAAGTAACTTGAGAAGCTTACTTGATTTGATGAAAGAAACAAACCAATTAAAAGAGATTAAAGAAATTGAATCCCATTTGGAAAACGTAACAGAATCTATTGAAACTGTTTTTTCAGAACTTATCTCCTCGTTAAAAATTCAAAAAACAAATCAATACCAACCAGAAACGGTAAACATAAACGAATCATTTTCCAAAGTAATCCAATTGATGGACGGGGAAATCAAAAGCAAACAAGCAGAAATTCAGGCAAATTTTTCTGGTGCGAACACCGTATATTTTTCAAAAGATTTTTTAGAGACAATCTTTTTACACCTCCTTAGTAATTCCCTCCGCTACGCTGATCCAAACCGAAAGCTACGAATTTCTGTCGAATCCTTTCAAATTGGTTCCCAAACCACCATTTCTTTTTCTGACAATGGGTTGGGGATCGATTTAGAGCGTTATGGGAACCAAATTTTTCAGCTTAGAAAGACTTTTCATCGTCATATCAGTGGGAAAGGACTCGGATTGTTTTTAATCAAATACAAAATGGAATCGGTCGGAGGAAGGATTGAGGTACGTTCCAAACCAGGAGCAGGAGCCACCTTTCTATTGTACTTTCCTGAAGGGAGTGATGTTGAATGA
- a CDS encoding carboxypeptidase-like regulatory domain-containing protein, giving the protein MKPRPSLPTFSMILGLWMVLGNCYFNPAVQLVVNPEITEENNPAALLGVASILAAPKTVQITGQIVDANGVAAVGATLSVISRTNQLDGLTNTMLLNEGGRFYLILSTGETTIRVDQSGSELFRFTISIPFPGSAMIINKSLSGPDVLNVEFYEKGFTPAYLDMIYSTPYDKAIFTNWPTLVIVTFSEDLEIPSDMQTFLDSNVITNPPISFDGSFSSVSNNILQIYNSSNFSVGTNTFIFGPGIKSATGKSLSPKTITYICNSPCNGS; this is encoded by the coding sequence ATGAAACCACGACCTAGTTTACCAACTTTTTCGATGATTTTAGGTTTATGGATGGTGCTCGGGAATTGTTATTTCAATCCAGCGGTGCAACTGGTTGTGAATCCAGAAATCACAGAAGAGAACAACCCTGCAGCTCTGCTCGGAGTAGCTTCCATACTTGCGGCTCCAAAAACCGTTCAAATCACTGGCCAGATCGTTGATGCAAATGGTGTAGCCGCAGTGGGCGCAACCCTATCAGTCATTAGTCGAACAAATCAATTAGATGGTCTAACAAATACAATGTTATTAAATGAAGGAGGAAGGTTTTATTTGATTTTAAGTACGGGCGAAACAACAATTCGTGTGGATCAATCCGGTAGCGAATTGTTTAGATTTACCATTTCGATTCCATTTCCTGGATCTGCCATGATCATAAATAAGTCATTAAGTGGCCCAGATGTATTGAATGTAGAATTTTATGAAAAAGGATTCACACCAGCATATTTGGATATGATCTATTCAACCCCATACGATAAAGCAATCTTTACCAATTGGCCAACATTGGTGATAGTTACTTTCTCTGAAGATTTAGAAATTCCATCGGATATGCAAACTTTTTTGGACTCAAATGTCATCACAAACCCTCCTATTTCGTTTGATGGTTCTTTTTCATCTGTATCAAATAATATTCTCCAAATCTATAACTCTTCTAATTTTTCGGTCGGAACCAATACATTCATTTTTGGACCTGGTATCAAATCTGCGACAGGAAAAAGTTTATCTCCAAAAACGATTACTTATATTTGTAACTCTCCTTGTAATGGCTCATGA
- the eat gene encoding ethanolamine permease, which yields MKEDQKMHKVLHSVHLWGIAVGLVISGDYFGWNFGWSKASFWEFGFAVVIVATFYVLFALCFTELAASIPQSGGPSAYAKRALGDLFGLITGYLVLVEFLLAPPAIASALGGYIHFLFPIIPAFGAGIIMFCLLLLINLTGIKQTARFELLVTLVAVFGLLLYLAFLTPHVSFEKIPNLPKVDSIVWSSVFLSIPFAIWFFLAVEGVALAAEEVRNPSRDIPIGYTAGIFTLLCLAGLIFVFTAAVVDTKEISELDYPLSYVLQKLYGKDQVWPFVFTFIGLFGLVASLFGIILGNSRLIYAMAKEGYLPTYLSNLSKGSHVPQNAVLSGGVLGIFCMCFLDTAELITISALGACGMYLLSLVSYFVLRKKEPSMARPYKAPFYPVLPGLALVLGIVACGSVSVSEPYLALGVVVFGFLLGVGYLWKQKRN from the coding sequence ATGAAAGAAGATCAAAAAATGCACAAAGTTTTACATTCTGTCCATTTATGGGGCATTGCCGTGGGTCTTGTCATTTCTGGTGATTATTTTGGTTGGAACTTCGGATGGTCCAAAGCTAGTTTTTGGGAATTCGGTTTTGCAGTTGTAATTGTGGCAACTTTTTATGTATTATTTGCACTTTGTTTTACTGAACTTGCTGCAAGCATTCCGCAATCCGGTGGTCCATCGGCTTATGCAAAACGCGCATTAGGGGACTTGTTTGGACTAATCACTGGGTATTTGGTCCTTGTTGAATTTTTGTTGGCGCCACCTGCCATCGCATCTGCCCTCGGGGGATACATCCATTTTCTTTTTCCCATAATACCTGCGTTTGGTGCTGGTATTATTATGTTCTGTTTGTTGTTATTAATCAACTTAACCGGAATCAAACAAACAGCTAGGTTTGAACTTCTGGTGACTCTTGTCGCAGTATTCGGACTTTTGTTATATTTGGCATTTTTAACACCACACGTATCATTCGAAAAAATACCCAATTTACCAAAGGTTGATTCCATTGTTTGGAGTTCTGTTTTTCTTTCTATTCCTTTTGCGATTTGGTTTTTTTTGGCAGTGGAAGGTGTGGCTTTAGCAGCAGAGGAAGTGCGAAATCCTTCACGTGACATTCCCATTGGTTATACTGCTGGAATCTTTACATTACTTTGTTTGGCGGGACTTATTTTCGTATTTACGGCAGCGGTAGTTGATACAAAAGAAATTTCTGAATTGGATTATCCTTTGTCTTATGTATTGCAAAAGTTATATGGAAAAGATCAAGTTTGGCCTTTTGTATTTACCTTTATTGGTTTGTTTGGTTTAGTCGCCTCATTATTTGGAATCATCCTAGGCAATTCGCGATTGATTTATGCGATGGCAAAGGAAGGATATTTACCTACTTATCTATCGAACTTAAGTAAAGGTTCACATGTTCCACAAAATGCAGTTTTAAGTGGAGGGGTTCTTGGAATTTTTTGTATGTGTTTTTTAGACACAGCAGAACTCATTACCATCTCCGCATTAGGTGCTTGTGGGATGTATCTTTTAAGTTTGGTCTCTTATTTTGTTTTAAGAAAAAAAGAACCTTCAATGGCAAGGCCCTACAAGGCTCCATTTTATCCTGTGTTGCCGGGATTGGCTCTTGTTTTAGGAATTGTGGCTTGTGGATCGGTTTCTGTTTCTGAACCGTATTTGGCATTAGGAGTTGTGGTTTTTGGTTTTTTGTTGGGAGTTGGATATCTTTGGAAACAAAAAAGAAACTAA
- a CDS encoding response regulator, which produces MTPKICVIDDDTIYQFTTKKIISNAGIKGEVLLFSDAENALEFFHSEFQNKDKLPDIIFLDINMPFMDGWQFLDAFGKIMPKLPKSITIFLVSSSVDEADTERAAKIPIISGYIFKPFTKEKLLESLAHLQS; this is translated from the coding sequence ATGACTCCCAAAATCTGCGTCATAGATGATGATACTATTTATCAGTTCACAACAAAAAAGATCATATCCAATGCGGGAATCAAAGGAGAGGTTTTATTATTTTCTGACGCAGAGAATGCACTCGAATTTTTTCATTCGGAATTTCAAAACAAAGACAAACTTCCAGACATCATCTTTCTGGATATCAATATGCCATTTATGGATGGTTGGCAGTTTTTAGATGCCTTTGGAAAAATAATGCCAAAACTTCCCAAATCCATCACTATCTTCCTCGTCAGTTCTTCTGTTGATGAAGCTGATACAGAACGTGCTGCCAAAATTCCCATTATCTCTGGGTATATCTTCAAACCATTTACGAAAGAAAAACTTTTGGAATCTTTGGCCCACCTCCAATCTTAG
- a CDS encoding DUF3332 family protein, with translation MKKILKAALVGLLSFGLLSNCFGKFGAVKAVYSFNGNIQIGSGKVAGFFRSLLMIFPLYFAYGIGSFLDIVVFNLIEFWTDKNPIAMAEYDFDGKLVKEYSQDGQTITLTYTEWGKVLKMEAPTQKGTEAVYFLKEKPEKAFRLINGKYVEILQTSGPILPPAGVKLI, from the coding sequence ATGAAAAAAATATTAAAAGCAGCCCTCGTTGGACTTTTGTCCTTCGGTTTATTGTCGAATTGTTTTGGAAAATTTGGAGCAGTAAAGGCAGTTTATTCTTTTAATGGAAACATTCAAATTGGAAGTGGAAAAGTTGCTGGTTTCTTTCGTTCCCTTTTAATGATCTTCCCACTTTATTTCGCATACGGAATTGGAAGTTTTTTAGACATCGTTGTTTTCAATTTAATTGAGTTCTGGACTGATAAAAACCCAATTGCTATGGCAGAGTACGACTTTGATGGAAAACTTGTAAAAGAATACTCCCAAGATGGACAAACCATTACTCTTACTTACACTGAATGGGGTAAAGTCTTGAAAATGGAAGCTCCTACACAAAAAGGAACTGAGGCTGTCTATTTCCTAAAAGAAAAACCAGAAAAAGCATTCCGTTTGATCAATGGAAAGTATGTAGAAATCCTACAAACCAGTGGACCAATCCTACCTCCAGCTGGCGTAAAACTCATCTAA